The Gammaproteobacteria bacterium DNA segment GCGCGTGGCGCGGTCCCGGAGGGCTACGTCCCCACCACCGAGAAGCGGGAAGTCCCGCTGTGGTCGGAGGCCAAGGTCGTTGAGATCCTCCGCTATACCGGGGATTTCACTGGAGAGATCTACCGGCTCACCAATACCTCGACTCAGGACATGCGGCTGGATGAGCGGGAAGTCGCGGCGCTCGCCACCGACATCAAGGCGGTGGCCATCCAGGACCACGTATTGGCGCCCGCGCAAAGCACCCGACTCTACCTGGTCAGGGAGGGTCGCTAGATGGAGGACAGCGCCCGCATCAAACGACGCCAGATCGGGCTAACCCTCGCCGCAGTCACGGCCGTGGTGTCGCTGGTGGTATTGGGGCTCTACCTCTCCGACCCCTCCCGGCGCATCAAACAGGCGGCGGGCGCCGGTGAGATCGTGAAGAGCTATCGCACACCCGCACAAAGCCTCGATCCCAGCGAGGTGTGGATCACGCGGTCGGAGACGGAACTCCATGATCTCAAGCACACCAACGAGGAACTGCGCCGTGACCTCACCGAGCTCCGCGACAAGCTCGAGCGCCTGCGGCGCCCGCAAGAGGAATCCAGCCGTCCCCTCGACCGGGCATTACCGCCGCTCCCGCCCCCGCCGCTCCCCACCCCGGATCTGTCGTTCGGCAAGGAGCCCGCGGCGCGGACCGACAGCGACAACGCATCGGCTTCCCTGGCCCAGCCGTTCCTCCCGCCACCCCCGTCACCGCCCAAAAGGGGTGACAGCGGCAACCCACGGGGAGCCACCCCGAGAAACACCCTCGGCTCCAGCATCCTGGTCGTTGATCTAACCGCGGAGTCGAATGTCACGACGACACATAAAACCGCGGGCGACACATCAGAGCCCGCCGGCAAGACCAGCGGCCACGATATCCACAACTTCCTGCCCGCCGGTGCGTTTGCCCAGGCGGTGATGCTCTCCGGACTCGATGCGCCGACCGGCGGGCTCGCCAAGACCAATCCCCAGCCGGTGCTGCTGCGCCTGCTGGACCACGGCACACTGCCCAATCGTTTCCGCTCCCGCATCCAGGAATGCTTCGTCACCGCCGCAGGCTACGGGGATCTCGCCTCGGAGCGCGCGTATCTGCGCCTCGAAAAGCTGAGCTGCGTGCTGCGCTCGGGGGAGGTCCTCGAAGCCGCCCTCAAGGGCTTCGTCACCGGCGAAGACGGCAAGGCGGGGCTGCGCGGCCGGGTGGTGAGTAAGCAGGGGCAGATGATCGCCCGGGCACTGATCGCCGGCGTGGCCGGGGGGATCGGCAGCGGTGTGGCCCAGTCATTTACCTCGTTGTCCACCAACGCGCTCGGGAATGTGCAAAGCATCGATCCCGGCAGGATCGCGCAATACGGTGTGGCCAATGGCTTTGCCTCGGCACTGGATCGCATCTCCCAGTGGTATCTGGAACGGGCCAACGAAATCTATCCCGTGCTCGAGGTGGATGCCGGCCGCCGCGTGGAGGTGGTCTTGAACGAGGGACTGGAGCTTGGCGTGGATTTGCATGACACGGGTAATAACACGGGAGAAACACCATGAAGAAATATCAACGCGCTTTGCTCGCACTGACCGCGATGCTGACGGCCCTGCTCGGGCCGGCAATCCCCGGGGCGGCGCAGGATTTTGCGCCCATCGAACAGGCCATCCGTCAGGCCCTGCCATCAACCAAGATCGATGCCATCCGTCCGTCCCCGATCCCGGGATTGATGGAGGTCGAAGCGGGTCGCAACGTTCTGTACGCGGACACCTCGGGACGGTGGTTGATGGTGGGCCACCTCTACGATCTGAAGACCTCTCATGATGTGACCGCCGAGCGCATCGATGCGCTGGCGCGCCTGAACTGGGGGGAGCTGCCGCTGGAGGCGGCGGTGCACTACGGCAACGGCCCCTTGAAGCTCGCCGTGTTCTCCGACCCCGAGTGTCCCTGGTGCCGCAAACTCCATGAATGGTTGCGCGATGTCAAAGGCATCGAGGTGTGGGAGATTATGTTTCCCGTCACCGAGCTGCATCCGGGCGCGCGCGACAAGGCGGTCAGCCTGCTCTGCCACCCGCGTCCGGTTGAGGCCCTCACACAAATCATGGCGGGACAGGCGCTGAAGGGCGAGGTCGCCACGAAAGACTGTCTCGAGCGCGCGCAACAACGCGTGGATCAGGCGATTGCCTTTGCGCATGCCCACCATATCGAGGGGACCCCCACCCTGGTCGCCGCCGATGGACGACTCCGCAGTGGCTACCTGCCTGCGGATCAACTCAAGGCCTGGCTCGAGGAATCCCCCAGGCAGGAGGGTGGTCATGACTAAGTCTCTCGTCGTTTTCTTCCTCTTGAGTCTGCTGGCCGGTTGCGCCAGCACCCCCAGGTACGCCTGCGGACTACCCAAGGGGGTCGGCTGCAAACCCGTCGGGGAGGTTTATCAGGCCTCCCTCGCCGGGACATTGGCTCGTAACCGACCCGGCCAGGAAGAGAAATCCCTGGATCAGCCATCGACCCTCGCCAAAGGCGGGAACACCGCCGTCGTCGCCACGGTGAAACCGAGCGACCCGCTGCTCTCGCCGCCGAAGCAGATCCGGGTATGGATCAAACGCTGGGAGGATGCAACGGGCGATCTGCACGATGAAACCTATCTCTATCTGCGCCTCGACAACGGTGCCTGGCGGCTCACCCCATGATCCGTGTCTCCGAAGTCCGGCAACGAATCGCCAACGAGATCCGGCGGTGGTTCCAGGAAGAGTCGCCCGGGGCGGCGTATGCGGCCGGCAAACTGCCGCCGTCGCTCCGCGCCGCCCGGGATCTCACGCGCAGTCACCGATTGTCTTCGTTGCTGCCCTACGAGCGCTTCGATCCGGAGACCCAGTTGTTCCATAGCCAGGACAGCATGGGATTCATGGTGGAGACGACGCCCGCCGTCGGACTCGGGGAGAACCAGCTCAAGGTGCTGAGCGGGCTGTTCACGCAGGGATTGATACCGGGCACCTCGGTGCAGATCCTGCTCTACGCCTCGCCGGACATCCTCCCCCTGCTGGATCACTGGGCCCTGGCCCGGCACGCAAGCCGTCCCGACGCTCAATCCAGGATATTCGAGTTTCTCGCCGGCAAGCGCGTCGATTACCTGCGCCGCGGCAACTGGCGCTCGCTGTTTTCGGATCAACCCATGCTGGTGCGGGATTTTCGGCTGTTCATCACCGTGGTGCGCCCCGTGATCCGCGGGACCGCCTGTACCGTCGTCGAGAGCGGCTGGCTGTCGCGCACCCGGGATGCCCTCCGGGGGATACTCTCGTCGGCGGGGCTGTCCAGCCGGACGATCGATGCCGAGGCCTTCCTCAATGTGATCGATACCCTGCTGAATCCCACCCCGGGGCGGCGCGTGCCGCTGCACTGGGAAGACGACCGCCTGCTGAACGAGCAGGCGGTCGATGCGGAAACCCTGCTGCTGGTCGGACGCGACGGCCTGACCCTGAGCCGGCGCGAGCATCTCGTCGAGGTGCGGCCCTACTCGGTGCGCCAGTACCCGCAGACCTGGGCCGGGTGGGGCATGAGCGATCTCATCGGCGATCTGTTCGGCAACTCCCTGCGGCTGCCCTGCCCGTTTCTCTACACCCTCACGGTGCACATGCCGGACCAGGTCTCGGCGGCGCATGGCGCCAAGATGAAGGCGGCCCGCGCGACCCAGATGACCGAATCGGGTATGGGGCGCTTTCTCCCCGCCTGGCGCGAACGCAAGCAGGATTGGGACTTCGTCACCCGACTGGTGGAAGACGGACACAAGCTGTTGAAATCGCATATTCAGCTGCTGTTGTTTCCGCTCCAGGGGGAAGGCGACTATGCCGAGCAACGACTCAACGCCTTGTTCGAGTCACGCGGGTGGACCCTGCAGAAGGACCGCTTCACGGCCGTGCCTGCCTTTCTCGCCGGCCTGCCGCTCATGCCGGGACCGGGCTTCGTGGAGGAGATGCGGGTGCTGGGACGTTTGCGCACCTCGCTGACCTGGTCGTGCATCAACACCGCACCGATGATCGGCGAGTGGAAGGGCACCGGCACGCCCCTCTTAATGCTGCTCGGCCGCCGCGGCCAGATCATGCACATCGATCCCTTCGACAACAAGAAGGGAAATTTCAACGTCGCCGTGGCGGCGGCGAGTGGGGCGGGTAAGAGTTTCTTCACCCAGGAGATGGTGACGAGTCTACTCGGTACTGGCGGCCGGGTCTGGGTGATCGACTCCGGGCGCAGCTACGAGCGACTGTGTCGCCTGGTCGGCGGCACCTACCTCGAGTTCTCGGAAGGCACGCAGATCAACCTCAACCCCTTCACCGGCCTGCGCGACATCGGGGAAGAGACGCCGATGCTGAAATCGGTGCTGGCGCAGATGGCTGCTCCGCACCAGGGTCTCAACAGCCTGCAGACCGCCTTTCTGGAGGAGGCCATCAAGGCCAGCTGGATCGAGAGGGGCGACCGTACCACCATCACCCAGGTCGCGGGGTGGTTGCTCGCCCACGAGGACGACAGCGCGCGCCGGGTCGGACGCATGCTCTATCCCTATACGCGGGAGGGCAGCTACGGTCATTTCTTCGAAGGCGAGGCCAATATCGATCTGAACAATCCCTTCGTGGTGCTGGAGCTTGGCGAACTCGATGCGAAACCCGACCTGCAGACCGTCGTCCTGCTGCTGCTCATGATGCGCATCACCGAGACCATGTATCTCGGCGACCGCAATCAACGCAAGCTGTGCATCATCGACGAGGCCTGGCGTTTGATGGGCAATGGCAACGCCGGTCAGTTCATCGAACAGGGGTATCGCACGGCGCGCAAGTTTGGTGGGGCGTTCATGACCATCACCCAGGGCATCGACGATTATTTCAAGTCCGGCACCTCCAAGGCCGCACTGGACAACGCCGACTGGGTGTTCCTGCTGCGCCAGAAACCCGAGTCGATCAAGGCGGCCGAGAACAGCGATCGCATCATGATGGACGACGCACTCCGAAAACTGCTCACCAGCGTGGACACCCAGCAGGGCAAGTATTCGGAGATCGCCATCATGGGTCCCGGCGGCACCACCGTCGGCCGGCTGGTGGTCGATCCCTTCGCCGAGAAGCTCTATTCCACTCGCGCCGAGGAGTATTCTGCGATCGAAGCGATGCAGCGCCAAGGAATGAGCCTGGTCGAGGCCATCGAGCAGCTGGTGAACACGGCGGAGGAACGGTAGATGAGCCGATGGCTGGCGGGGGTGTTGTTCGGGATCGCGGGCGGGCTGATCGCCCTGCTGGCCGAACGCATGCTGTACCCTCCTCCCGCGACCATTCAGGTCGACGTGGCGGCTCTGGTCTCGGAACACATGCGACGCCCCGAACTGATGAAGCTGTCGGAATCGGAACGATCGGTGGATGCGGCGCGGTTCGCCGCTCGTCTGGAACAGGAGACCGCGCGATTGGCCCACGAGTATGAAGCGGTCATACTCGCCTCTCCAGCGGTGATCACCGGCGCGCCCGATCTCACGGCCGTGTTGCGCAAGCGTCTCGAGGACAAAGCACCATGACGACCTCCGTCTGGCCTCCCGCCGCGGCAGAACTGCTGGTGAAGATCCGGCGCTTCAAGCGCTGGCTGGGCCTCACGCTCGCTATCATCGCATCGATTTGGCTGATATCCGTAGCATGTTCTCCATGGATTCGCCTCGGGATCAATGGCACAGAGAGCCTGCCGGGTCTGTTCTATTTGGTGTGGAAGAACGAGGTCCCCGAGACTCGCGGCGACCTGATCGCGTTCTATCCGCCCGCGAACCGCTTTTACTCTTCAAGAATGTTTTTCATCAAGAAGGCGATTGGCCTGCCGGGCGATATGGTCAGTCGCAAGGGAGAGGATTTCTACCTTAACGATGACTATATTGGCACCGCGAAAACACATTCACACTCCGGGGTTTTATTGAAGCCTGGTCCGACAGGCGTGATCCCGGAAGGCAAGTATTTCGTATGGACACCCCACCCTGACAGTTATGACTCCCGTTATGAAGACATTGGTTGGATTTCGAAAGAAAGTATTATCGGTCGCGCTGTGCGTCTGTTGTAGATGCGTATTCGCACAGGATCTCGGCGTTGTGGGACCTGTATACCCCATTGCCGAGCAGGATATGCTCGTGACCATCGGGAACCGTCTCAAGGCACTTGAGGAAAACGGTGGGCTAGAGCGAATTGAAGAAGAGTCGAAAGCACGGTATCAATCCTATGCGGAACGGCTCACGGGTGTCGCTTTGCCTCGCGCTACTCGGAACCGGACTTATTACGTCGATCCCAGCATTACGATTCCCTATGATATCAAGGACAGCCAAGGCCGCCTCCTATACCCGGCCGGCACGACGGTGAACCCGCTGGAACATATGAACCTCTCGAAAAAGCTGATATTTTTCGATGGCGATGACCCGGCACAAGTGGAATGGACACGATCCATACTCAAACAGAATCCGGCGCAAATAAAACTGATCCTCACCAATGGACCAGTCATGAAATTAATGAAAGAATGGCAAGCGCGATTGTATTTCGATCAGCGCAATCGGTTGGCAAGCCGGTTCGGCATTCAGGGGGTGCCGGCGGTAGTAAGTCAGGATGGGTCGCGACTTAAAGTGGTAGAACATAATCTCAACAATCGAGACTGAACTATCTTCGACTCGCTGTAATCTTGTGAATCCATCCAACATGTATCTCTATCTTTTATACTATTTTTCCATGAATGCGGGTTCCTAACGTTGTTAGGACTATCTGCGATAGCGTGTTCGCCAGTCGTCCCAATCCCTCGTGGCGTCCAGCATCTCATCCTGCAAGTACAGTAGTACTAAAACCTGTCCTGACCGATAGGGAATGCATTCTTCCCTGATCTCGTACCTGTGTGCGTCGGAGTTCTCGAACCAGACGTCCGCAGGTTGTTTTCCAGAGCCAGAAGTGGTGTTGCGCCCTCGTACGTAGTCGATAGCAAACGTATCATCATCAAGCTTTTGCTTTAACTTCCACCGTGATGGCACCATCGGAGCAGGCAAGGACCATTCCCAGCCCTCAGCCGAGTAGCAACATAAGATTACTGGAAAATCGTCCATCAAAGTGACTCGAAAAGCCATCGCCGCGTCACTTGTCGAGAAGTCTTCGGCGAGCCCGTTAATATCGTCCAGAGACAACACACGAAGCTTACCGATTTTAGGTCGCAATAATGACGTGGGCATCAGGAGGTGGGCGGAGAATTCATCCGCCTGTTTTTCCTTCCGCTTATCCGCTTTCGTGTAGTTCCCGAAGTCCTGTGCCCGGCAGTAGAACGACTGCCCACGGTGCATCGACCAGTGCCCAAACTCGTGTCCAATTGAGAATCGGTCGCGCCCCTTGTTACCCGAGGGGCTGATCGTGGCGATAGCACGGTCCCCGATGCCTAGTAGCGTTGCAGAACAACCGTTGAGCTTGCGGAATTGGACCTGCATCTCGGCATCGATGGCTATCGCTTCTACATCGATGTCCCTAGGATCGCGAATCATAAATCCATCGATGATGGACTCCGCCAGCTCTCCAGGTTTCACTCTTCGCTGTCCTCAGCGTCTGCATTGGACGCTTTTTCAAGGCTTTTGGCTTGATTAAAGAGATCCAGCACATCCGAATCTGACAACTCATTCAGGCCGCGTGCAGCAAGGGTGAGATTAGGGTGGGATTCCAGGTACCTCTTGGCCTCTTCCACAGAAGGAGGAGTAATGATTTCTCGAGTCTTTGAGACGACAGAAAGCTTGTGCTTTGCATCCGCCATGCGCAGCTTCCCAGCCTCCCCGCGCGCACTTTTTAGAAGGTGTTCACCAAGCTTGACGAGCTCTTCGGCGTTCTCGCCTTCAAGCACGTCTGTGTCGGACATTGTCCGCAGTTCTTCGACGAGTGCGTCCAGGAATTGATCATTCCTGGTTTTGTCTCCGTTGGGGTTGGTCATGGCTCACTCCGGTCTGTCTTAAGCGCGGCAAGTCGCCGGCTTAATCGCTTGCGCGTTGCGTCGTATGTTTTACTGTCCCAGCCAAGTTCCTTTGCGATATCCATACCGGTCAGACCCTCAGCAAGAGCTTCTACGAGTAATTCCAGCATTTCGTCGCCCTTGACCGCATTCTGAACTACAGCCAGGTCCGACTCGGCCTCGACCGTACGGGCAGGGTTTGTCTCCGCACTTATGCCTTCCGCAAGTGGCGAGGGTTCTTCTTTGGAGTCGTCATCAGAAGGGGCACCAACGTCGTCGGCCAAGACATAGTCCTCCTTCTTGCGCGCGTTAGACGCGATGCTCCGCATCACGCCACTGAGTATCACAAGGGTCGGGAGCTCGCGCGGCCAAGTCCGCGCTCCCGACATCAAGCGGACCATCGCTTCTTGCAGTAGGTCCTTTTCATTCATGGCCGGCAAACCATGGGCTCTTACGCGTGCGACTTTCAACGCACGGGCCATTTCGCCAGGGTCCTGCACAAAACTAGCCAATGCAGCGTTCACTTCAGAGTGCTGCAAATGTTTCGGCGGTTCGGGTTCTGGCACCAGCATAGGTCGGCCTCTTCCTGTCTTTAAGTACTTAGGCTCGTCTGAACGTAGTTCCGGACGCGACAACGAAAATTTTTTTCTCGTCCAAATGGCCTCGCCGAAGAGCACTACCTAGTAAGGGCGAGTGAACAGCACCCGCTCATTACCTATCCAGTCACAAAAGGGAGAATATACGCTTATGAATCCAAATGTTAATAGCCAGCACGTGGCACACATCCATATCGATAAGAGGCTCTACGAGTCACCTACTCCGACGACTGGCGCGGCACTTTACGTGCTCGCCCACGTCCCGGCCGTACTGCAACTTTTCAAGGAAGAACATGAACATAACGACGATTCTCCGATCGCCAACGACGGCACCACAGTCGTGCTCAAGAACGGCGACCACTTCCGTACCGGCAAGCCCGAGCCGGCCGGCACAACCATCTACGTGAACACCGATCCAGTCGTCTGGGACCGCCCGCAGATCAGCTATGACGAGCTGGTGAAGCTAGCATTCCCGAACGGTCCATTCGACGACAACGTGCGTTATAGCATCACGTGGACCAAGCCAGATGGCTCGGAAGGTGCCATGCTTAAGGGCGGCAAGGTCAAGGTTGTCGACGGGATGAAGTTCGATGTCCGAAACACCGACAAGTCTTAATCCTGATCTGGCGAAGCTGGAGACGGAGGGATACCGCCTCCGCATCGTCCGCGGCGTTGCCAACCACCTCATCGTCGAGGGCATCCCCGCTGTGAACACCGAGGGCGAGGTCGTCTACGGCGACCTGTACACCCCGCTGGAAATTGACGCCGATAGCAAGGTTAGACACCCGGTGGCGAACCACCAGTGCTGGTGGATCGGCAACGACCCACCATGCGATTACACCGGCAGGACCTTGGATGAGCTCATCGCAAACACGGAGCCCGAGGACAAGGGCGATGGCATTAAAACTCGGGTCGGCATGTCCAGGAAGCTAAAATCTGGTAACGGTCCGATTCCCTATCCCGACTATTACATCAAGCTGACCACCTACATCGCCTTGATCTGGCCGCCTGCCGTCCAAATCAATCCCACCTGCACACCAAAGCTCGATAGGCCTGTCCCAGCCGTAGTCGAAGCTCAGGCAAGCGTCTTCTATTACCCAGATATGGCAACCACTCGAGCGGGGATTGGAGCCGCGACGGCAAAGCTCCTCGTCGGCAAGTTGGCGATCATCGGGCTAGGCGGCACGGGATCGTACATACTCGACCTCGTTGCCAAGTCCCCTGTGGGGGAGATACACCTCTTCGATGGCGACGAGCTCGAACTCCACAATGCCTTTCGTGCGCCTGGCGCCCCCGCCAAGGAGGATCTTACGAAGCCGAAAAAGGTCGACTGGTTCGGTACCATATACGACCGCATGCGCAAGGGCATCGTACGACATCCCTATCACGTCAAGTCACCGCAGCTGGCTGAGCTTCGCGACATGAGTTTCGTTTTCCTTGCCATAGACGATCCCAAAGCGAAAAAGGTGATTGTGGACTTTCTCTTGTCGGAAAAGATTCCGTTCATTGATGTCGGGATGGATGTATCGCTGGATCGCGATGTTGCTCTGAGAGGTCAGGTTCGGATTACAGTTGGCACTCCCACTGTAAATGCCCACATCGAGCAGGTCGTGTCGTTTGCCGACGGCTCAGAAAACAACATATATCGGAATATCCAGGTGGCGGACTTGAATATGCTGAACGCCGCATTCGCGGTCGTCCGATGGAAAAAGTGGTTGGGATTCTATGGCGACGATGCCAACGAATACCACAGTCTCTACAACGTCCAGACCGGCAGTCTGATAAAGGGCGTAGTGCTGTGAGGATTAGCACAATTAGGCCCATCTACGTGGAGTCCTTCCCCAAGACACTGGAGAATGGGATCCTTTATATCTCGCGGCAGTTCAGCACCGCCTGCCATCGTTGCTGCTGCGGGTGTGGAACCAAGATCGTCACGCCCCTTCGCCCCACCGAGTACCGCCTTACCGATGTCGGTGGGAAAATCTCTCTCTACCCGTCGATCGGGAACTGGAATCACCCATGCCAATCACATTACGTGATCCGTAACAGCCAGGTGATAAGGGCACGAACCATGGGACAAACGGAGATCGAAGAAGGCCGCGCATACGATGAGGCTGAAAAGCGTGACTACTACTTACAACCAGCGCAGTCTTGGCTTACTGACATCTGGAACTGGATCAAAAGCTTGTTCCATTAGAAAGGTCTAATCGACCATAATTTTAACGATGCGAATAGCAAACGGGTGTTACACCGCTAGCCCGTATCGATGTCGACCTGTTTCGAGTCAATCATTTCACATCCTCGAAACCTGTCCTAAAACCTCCTCGCGCCTGAAATAACGTTTTTTCTTCCTCTCTGCACCGCGGCTGCCCACGATGGGCGCCATGAAACACCCGCTATTCCATCGGGGTCTATTCGTAATAGGCCTGACCGTGCTGCTGACCTGCCTACCCACACCACAGGCATCTGCCGACCCGCCCTGCTACGGGCGTTTCCCCAACCCCTTCACCGACGTGTGCTGGAAATGCGTATTCCCAATCAGCATCGGACCACTCAAGGTGAATTTCGGTATGGAGGATTCCGGTGATAGCGTTCCTCTGATCTGTACCTGTCCTGCCCCGCCACCCGTTTTTATCCGGATCGGATTTGGCGCCGGGTTCTGGGAGCCGGCACGGGTCGCCGAGGTGGTACGTACGCCGTTTTGTTCACCCCTGTTGGGTGGAGTCACCTTGGGATCATTAGCTGCCCCTGCAGGCACTAATGCCAAGACCAGCGACAGGAAGGAAGCCTTCTACCACGTTCACTGGTACATCTATCCCCTGCTCTCATGGATGAACTTGCTGACGGATATCTCCTGCGTAAAGCCGGAATCCTTCGACGTGCTCTACCTCACCGAGTTAGATCCGCTGTGGGAGGATGACGAGCTCGCCTTCCTGATCAACCCGGAGGCAGCACTGTTCGCGAACCCCGCCGCCCAGGCCGCCTGTGCCGCCGATTGCGTCGCGGCCACCACGGGATTTCCGCTTGATCCCTTGTTCTGGTGCGCCGGTTGTCAGGGATCCATGTATCCCATCGACGGTAACGTGAAACACCACGAAGGCGGTGTGGATAGTTCCCTGCTTCTGGTGCAGCGCATGGCAGCGAAGCTCCACCGCCAGATGCTGGAGCTGGATACCTCCAGCCAAGCAGCGATGTGTCTGCCCTTGCCCCTGCCCATCCTGCGCAAATCCCAATACAAGACGCAGATGCTGTATCCCATTCCCACACCCTTTACCGCGCAGCCATTCGGCCGCGTGACGATTCCCTGGGCGGCGGGACACGAGTTTCCGGTCCGCGGCGAGGACTGGGCCTATCTCGTCTGGAGAAAGAAAGTATGTTGCGCATTCTGACCACGATGATGTCTATCGGACTTTGCCTGATGACGGCTCCGACCTTGTGGGCAGCAACGCCTACTGGGGAGGACCTTAACTCCGCAACTACTCGCTCTCAGGATGCCGTCGAGCAGGCAAGGCGTCTAAGCAAGGACGAGGATTTCAACCGACAGATTCGAATAAACGGGGAACAGGGCATCGCGGACGCCAATCGCGCTAGCCAAGACAGGGTATCCGGATCGGCCAGTGTGATTGCCCCCGTTGTTGACGTAAGGTCCCTGACCAAAGCACAGGAAGATATTCGAGCCTTACTCGCCGATCCGCAACTGACCATTCCACAAGATTCAACCTCCGGGGATGGAGATCCACCTCCACTGGTATTCATCTCCTTTTCCATGCCGGATGATTCTCTGCGTGCGCTGCTGCGCGATGCCGAGCGCACGGGTTCACCGCTGGTGCTGCGCGGGATGGTGGATAACTCCATGAAGCGCACCGTGGAGCGTATAGGGGAACTGCTGGGCACCGGAAAACCCGGCAAGGATGT contains these protein-coding regions:
- a CDS encoding DsbC family protein; the encoded protein is MKKYQRALLALTAMLTALLGPAIPGAAQDFAPIEQAIRQALPSTKIDAIRPSPIPGLMEVEAGRNVLYADTSGRWLMVGHLYDLKTSHDVTAERIDALARLNWGELPLEAAVHYGNGPLKLAVFSDPECPWCRKLHEWLRDVKGIEVWEIMFPVTELHPGARDKAVSLLCHPRPVEALTQIMAGQALKGEVATKDCLERAQQRVDQAIAFAHAHHIEGTPTLVAADGRLRSGYLPADQLKAWLEESPRQEGGHD
- the lepB gene encoding signal peptidase I; this translates as MTTSVWPPAAAELLVKIRRFKRWLGLTLAIIASIWLISVACSPWIRLGINGTESLPGLFYLVWKNEVPETRGDLIAFYPPANRFYSSRMFFIKKAIGLPGDMVSRKGEDFYLNDDYIGTAKTHSHSGVLLKPGPTGVIPEGKYFVWTPHPDSYDSRYEDIGWISKESIIGRAVRLL
- a CDS encoding TrbI F-type domain-containing protein translates to MSRWLAGVLFGIAGGLIALLAERMLYPPPATIQVDVAALVSEHMRRPELMKLSESERSVDAARFAARLEQETARLAHEYEAVILASPAVITGAPDLTAVLRKRLEDKAP
- a CDS encoding TraV family lipoprotein — its product is MTKSLVVFFLLSLLAGCASTPRYACGLPKGVGCKPVGEVYQASLAGTLARNRPGQEEKSLDQPSTLAKGGNTAVVATVKPSDPLLSPPKQIRVWIKRWEDATGDLHDETYLYLRLDNGAWRLTP
- the traW gene encoding type-F conjugative transfer system protein TraW; amino-acid sequence: MKTLVGFRKKVLSVALCVCCRCVFAQDLGVVGPVYPIAEQDMLVTIGNRLKALEENGGLERIEEESKARYQSYAERLTGVALPRATRNRTYYVDPSITIPYDIKDSQGRLLYPAGTTVNPLEHMNLSKKLIFFDGDDPAQVEWTRSILKQNPAQIKLILTNGPVMKLMKEWQARLYFDQRNRLASRFGIQGVPAVVSQDGSRLKVVEHNLNNRD
- a CDS encoding sigma-70 family RNA polymerase sigma factor — translated: MLVPEPEPPKHLQHSEVNAALASFVQDPGEMARALKVARVRAHGLPAMNEKDLLQEAMVRLMSGARTWPRELPTLVILSGVMRSIASNARKKEDYVLADDVGAPSDDDSKEEPSPLAEGISAETNPARTVEAESDLAVVQNAVKGDEMLELLVEALAEGLTGMDIAKELGWDSKTYDATRKRLSRRLAALKTDRSEP
- a CDS encoding multiubiquitin domain-containing protein, which codes for MNPNVNSQHVAHIHIDKRLYESPTPTTGAALYVLAHVPAVLQLFKEEHEHNDDSPIANDGTTVVLKNGDHFRTGKPEPAGTTIYVNTDPVVWDRPQISYDELVKLAFPNGPFDDNVRYSITWTKPDGSEGAMLKGGKVKVVDGMKFDVRNTDKS
- a CDS encoding ThiF family adenylyltransferase, whose product is MSETPTSLNPDLAKLETEGYRLRIVRGVANHLIVEGIPAVNTEGEVVYGDLYTPLEIDADSKVRHPVANHQCWWIGNDPPCDYTGRTLDELIANTEPEDKGDGIKTRVGMSRKLKSGNGPIPYPDYYIKLTTYIALIWPPAVQINPTCTPKLDRPVPAVVEAQASVFYYPDMATTRAGIGAATAKLLVGKLAIIGLGGTGSYILDLVAKSPVGEIHLFDGDELELHNAFRAPGAPAKEDLTKPKKVDWFGTIYDRMRKGIVRHPYHVKSPQLAELRDMSFVFLAIDDPKAKKVIVDFLLSEKIPFIDVGMDVSLDRDVALRGQVRITVGTPTVNAHIEQVVSFADGSENNIYRNIQVADLNMLNAAFAVVRWKKWLGFYGDDANEYHSLYNVQTGSLIKGVVL
- a CDS encoding ImmA/IrrE family metallo-endopeptidase — its product is MKPGELAESIIDGFMIRDPRDIDVEAIAIDAEMQVQFRKLNGCSATLLGIGDRAIATISPSGNKGRDRFSIGHEFGHWSMHRGQSFYCRAQDFGNYTKADKRKEKQADEFSAHLLMPTSLLRPKIGKLRVLSLDDINGLAEDFSTSDAAMAFRVTLMDDFPVILCCYSAEGWEWSLPAPMVPSRWKLKQKLDDDTFAIDYVRGRNTTSGSGKQPADVWFENSDAHRYEIREECIPYRSGQVLVLLYLQDEMLDATRDWDDWRTRYRR
- the traC gene encoding type IV secretion system protein TraC is translated as MIRVSEVRQRIANEIRRWFQEESPGAAYAAGKLPPSLRAARDLTRSHRLSSLLPYERFDPETQLFHSQDSMGFMVETTPAVGLGENQLKVLSGLFTQGLIPGTSVQILLYASPDILPLLDHWALARHASRPDAQSRIFEFLAGKRVDYLRRGNWRSLFSDQPMLVRDFRLFITVVRPVIRGTACTVVESGWLSRTRDALRGILSSAGLSSRTIDAEAFLNVIDTLLNPTPGRRVPLHWEDDRLLNEQAVDAETLLLVGRDGLTLSRREHLVEVRPYSVRQYPQTWAGWGMSDLIGDLFGNSLRLPCPFLYTLTVHMPDQVSAAHGAKMKAARATQMTESGMGRFLPAWRERKQDWDFVTRLVEDGHKLLKSHIQLLLFPLQGEGDYAEQRLNALFESRGWTLQKDRFTAVPAFLAGLPLMPGPGFVEEMRVLGRLRTSLTWSCINTAPMIGEWKGTGTPLLMLLGRRGQIMHIDPFDNKKGNFNVAVAAASGAGKSFFTQEMVTSLLGTGGRVWVIDSGRSYERLCRLVGGTYLEFSEGTQINLNPFTGLRDIGEETPMLKSVLAQMAAPHQGLNSLQTAFLEEAIKASWIERGDRTTITQVAGWLLAHEDDSARRVGRMLYPYTREGSYGHFFEGEANIDLNNPFVVLELGELDAKPDLQTVVLLLLMMRITETMYLGDRNQRKLCIIDEAWRLMGNGNAGQFIEQGYRTARKFGGAFMTITQGIDDYFKSGTSKAALDNADWVFLLRQKPESIKAAENSDRIMMDDALRKLLTSVDTQQGKYSEIAIMGPGGTTVGRLVVDPFAEKLYSTRAEEYSAIEAMQRQGMSLVEAIEQLVNTAEER